The proteins below are encoded in one region of Helianthus annuus cultivar XRQ/B chromosome 2, HanXRQr2.0-SUNRISE, whole genome shotgun sequence:
- the LOC110918246 gene encoding protein TONSOKU — protein sequence MKKDDGQLIAAKRAYRNASDEGNRQEEARWANVIGDIFKNRGEYVEALKWFRLDYEVSTKYLPEKHLLPTCQSLGEVYLRLQHFEDALIYQKKHLDLAKDSDDLVEQQRASTQLGRTYHEMFLKSENDQTSLRNAKKYFISAMKLAHTLKKSNKLTFLKEYIDAHNNIGMVEMDLDNLEEAEKMLTKGLQICDEEEVVENDDGRTRLHHNLGNVYMELRKWDKARIHIEKDIVICKNIGHCQGEAKGYINLGELHYRVQKYEDAILCYEKAMNLAKCMDDEYALANQIQENIETVKEATKVMEDLKKEEQNFKKLIRNMVNARGTSGERKCLLQQNVSLDRLIEKSSITSAWKKHCEFAKRKKKIASELCDKEKLGDSYLVIGESYQKLRNFTKAKKWYSKSWETYKSIGNMEGQALAKINLGDVLDSVGKWSDALEAFSEGYRIAREANLVSVQLSALENMHYSHMIRFDNHEEARRLQSKIEKLKQLNNNEVEPLRDSCSETDTEGENSPRKSYASNVHGNNESAFDDVPLASLVTKSKGTKHKPLEASATSMSSQTVSRKRGRLVLSDDEDDNNNQQHVDGSTSNEFKSRRRLNSHVDEHQEVISDCTPPVHLEESACSYKGMSPKLTAEDFRCSRQHESVDVSPGVLENICLKNGHSGPVFDACEDEYCKHLIFKVEDDFVHIEPDPHKFGIKLSMEHMKVEVACLYFLKLVKENRSRGLLPIIQHLKCGGEVLESLDLLYTPKDHMSGKCWIEVSIDRWVSKRLVKLYADCCKDLSQPPNLKLLKKLYSLEVSEDEIDVSDCELEDISAAPLLNALHLHKTIAALNLSHNLLGNESMEKLKNVFLSSSQKYGGLVLDLHCNRFGPTALFQICECTVLLSRLEVVNISGNRLTDGCASYLSTILQNCKALYSLNIQNCSITSRTIQKVTDSLTSESLLSELFIGYNSSITGNALVNLLDKLATLTSFSQINLNGIKLNKNAIDSLCNLIKSSCLSHLMIGETSIGTERAIQLSDSWSSENSELVKLDLSYCLLTSNYITKLVTDASLISGLLHLNIAGNPLMQEGGVALASLVKNPHCCLKVVNLSKCQLGLVGILGILHSLADNASIEEVNLSDNALEHEYDTLVKVKVHEDEVDNDLFELGVAADSEDESEQQKPCVDLKSTFVQQLASAISVAKQLRVLDISNNGFSGETFYAVWSTNSRGSLTQSHTQGNTIHLSVEPNQCCSIKPCCTRF from the exons ATGAAGAAGGACGATGGGCAGTTGATAGCAGCGAAGCGAGCGTACAGGAACGCATCAGATGAGGGTAATCGGCAGGAAGAAGCGAGATGGGCGAACGTAATCGGAGACATATTCAAGAACAGAGGCGAGTATGTCGAGGCGTTGAAATGGTTTCGACTCGATTACGAGGTCTCGACTAAGTATTTACCCGAGAAACATTTGCTCCCCACTTGTCAGTCCCTTGGTGAAGTTTATCTTCGGTTACAGCATTTTGAAGATGCCCTAATTTATCAG AAAAAGCATTTGGATCTTGCAAAGGATTCCGACGATCTGGTCGAGCAGCAACGAGCCAGCACACAACTTGGTCGAACATACCACGAAATGTTTCTAAAATCCGAAAACGATCAAACCTcccttagaaacgccaaaaagtATTTCATTTCCGCCATGAAGCTCGCCCACACactaaagaaatcaaacaagctTACGTTTCTGAAGGAATACATCGACGCCCACAACAACATAGGAATGGTCGAAATGGATCTTGATAACTTGGAAGAAGCCGAAAAGATGCTCACCAAGGGGTTACAAATATGTGACGAAGAAGAAGTGGTTGAAAACGACGATGGGCGCACGAGACTCCATCACAATCTCGGTAATGTTTACATGGAGTTACGGAAATGGGATAAGGCTAGAATCCACATCGAGAAAGATATCGTAATTTGTAAGAATATCGGTCATTGTCAAGGTGAGGCGAAGGGGTACATAAACCTCGGTGAGTTACATTATAGGGTGCAGAAATACGAAGATGCGATTCTTTGTTATGAAAAGGCGATGAATCTGGCGAAGTGTATGGATGACGAATATGCTTTGGCTAATCAAATTCAAGAGAATATAGAAACTGTAAAAGAAGCGACGAAAGTAATGGAGGATTTAAAGAAAGAAGAGCAGAATTTTAAGAAGTTGATAAGAAACATGGTTAACGCTAGAGGCACGTCGGGTGAACGGAAGTGCTTGTTACAACAGAATGTGTCTCTTGATCGCCTTATTGAGAAATCAAGCATCACTTCCGCATGGAAGAAG CATTGTGAGTTTGCGAAAAGGAAGAAAAAAATAGCGAGCGAACTTTGTGACAAAGAAAAGTTGGGTGATTCGTATCTAGTTATCGGAGAGTCGTATCAGAAGCTTCGGAACTTCACCAAAGCCAAAAAATGGTACTCTAAAAGTTGGGAGACTTACAAGTCAATTGGTAACATGGAG GGACAAGCATTAGCAAAGATCAATCTTGGAGATGTTTTGGATTCGGTTGGTAAATGGTCAGATGCTTTGGAGGCATTTAGTGAAGGCTACAg AATTGCTCGTGAAGCTAACCTAGTATCGGTCCAGCTGTCTGCGCTGGAAAATATGCATTATAGTCACATGATCAGATTTGATAATCATGAAGAGGCTAG GAGGTTGCAGTCAAAAATAGAGAAACTAAAGCAGTTAAACAACAATGAGGTTGAACCATTACGAGACAGCTGTTCTGAGACTGATACAGAAGGAGAAAATTCACCACGAAAATCATATGCATCCAACGTACATGGAAACAATGAGTCAGCATTTGATGACGTCCCTTTGGCCTCACTCGTTACCAAATCAAAAGGAACAAAACATAAGCCACTAGAAGCTTCCGCCACAAGCATGTCTAGTCAGACAGTTAGTCGGAAACGAGGTCGCCTTGTCCTTTCTGACGACGAAGATGATAATAATAACCAACAACATGTTGATGGTTCCACCTCTAATGAAT TCAAGAGCAGACGCAGGTTAAATAGTCATGTTGATGAACACCAG GAAGTAATTAGTGATTGCACTCCTCCTGTACATCTGGAAGAAAGTGCTTGTTCATATAAAGGCATGAGTCCGAAGCTAACTGCAGAAGATTTTAGATGTTCAAGGCAACATGAATCTGTTGATGTTTCTCCTGGCGTTTTGGAAAATATCTGTCTGAAAAATGGTCACTCTGGCCCCGTTTTTGATGCTTGTGAGGATGAATATTGT AAACATCTTATATTCAAAGTTGAGGATGACTTTGTACATATAGAACCGGACCCGCATAAGTTCGGCATTAAGCTAAGCATGGAACATATGAAGGTTGAAGTCGCATGTTTGTACTTTTTAAAACTTGTCAAGGAGAATAGGTCTAGAG GACTTTTGCCTATCATTCAACATCTCAAGTGTGGAGGCGAAGTTCTAGAATCGTTGGATTTATTATATACCCCAAAAGATCATATGAGTGGAAAATGCTGGATCGAAGTCTCTATTGACC GTTGGGTATCTAAGCGTTTGGTAAAACTTTATGCTGATTGTTGTAAAGATCTTTCTCAGCCTCCCAACCTGAAATTGCTTAAGAAGCTGTATAGTTTAGAG GTATCAGAGGATGAGATAGATGTCTCGGATTGTGAATTGGAAGATATATCCGCTGCACCGTTACTAAATGCGTTACATTTGCACAAAACAATTGCCGCGTTAAATCTTTCCCACAATTTGTTAG GAAATGAAAGCATGGAAAAACTAAAAAATGTATTTCTGTCATCAAGTCAAAAGTACGGTGGTTTAGTTTTGGATTTGCACTGCAATCGCTTCGGTCCAACTGCCCTTTTTCAG ATTTGTGAATGCACCGTGCTTTTGTCACGTTTAGAAGTAGTCAACATCTCTGGTAACCGTTTGACTGATGGTTGTGCTTCTTACCTTTCCACAATCTTGCAGAATTGTAAAG CTCTTTACAGCTTAAATATACAAAACTGTTCCATTACGTCTCGAACAATCCAAAAAGTCACTGACTCGCTCACTTCCGAATCCCTTCTTTCAGAACTTTTCATAG GATACAATAGCTCCATAACAGGAAATGCGTTGGTAAATCTGCTGGACAAACTTGCGACGCTAACGAG CTTCTCTCAGATAAATTTAAATGGCATAAAGCTAAACAAGAATGCGATTGATAGCCTTTGTAATCTCATCAAAAGCTCATGTTTGTCCCATTTGATGATCGGAGAGACAAGTATTGGAACC GAGAGGGCCATACAGTTGTCTGATTCATGGAGCAGTGAGAATTCTGAACTAGTCAAGCTTGATTTGTCGTATTGTTTGCTCACGTCAAACTATATCACGAAACTTGTTACGGATGCATCCTTGATCAGTGGTCTTCTTCACTTGAATATTGCAGGGAACCCGCTCATGCAAGAG GGTGGCGTCGCTCTGGCATCACTAGTGAAAAACCCGCATTGTTGTTTAAAAGTCGTTAATTTGAGCAAGTGCCAGCTGGGGCTTGTTGGCATACTCGGTATTCTTCACTCTTTAGCAGACAACGCATCTATAGAGGAGGTCAACTTGTCAGACAACGCTCTTGAACACGAGTATGATACtttggtcaaagtcaaagtacATGAGGATGAAGTCGACAATGATTTGTTTGAGCTCGGGGTTGCGGCTGATAGTGAAGATGAATCTGAACAACAAAAGCCGTGCGTTGACCTCAAGTCAACGTTCGTTCAGCAACTTGCGTCTGCTATTTCTGTGGCGAAACAGCTTCGGGTACTTGATATTAGCAACAACGGGTTCTCTGGAGAAACATTTTACGCTGTATGGTCAACTAATTCAAGAGGTAGTTTGACCCAAAGTCACACTCAGGGAAACACCATTCATTTATCAGTTGAGCCTAACCAATGTTGCAGCATCAAACCATGTTGCACACGATTTTGA